A DNA window from Desulfurella sp. contains the following coding sequences:
- a CDS encoding Zn-ribbon domain-containing OB-fold protein produces MNLFLPTPTADTKFFWEATQNKELKFQKCKNCGHVRWPASIACPECHSFDFEYVISKGIGKIYSFVVYNVAFHEAFKQNLPYVVAIIELEEGPHILSNVITNNPAELRCEMPVKIIWEEYKNYNIPKFKLNY; encoded by the coding sequence ATGAATTTATTTTTACCAACACCTACTGCCGATACTAAATTTTTCTGGGAAGCCACACAAAATAAAGAATTAAAGTTTCAAAAGTGCAAGAATTGCGGTCATGTAAGATGGCCTGCGTCTATTGCATGTCCTGAATGTCACTCTTTTGACTTTGAATATGTGATTTCTAAAGGTATAGGTAAGATCTATAGTTTTGTTGTTTACAATGTAGCATTTCATGAAGCTTTTAAACAAAACCTTCCTTATGTAGTAGCAATAATAGAATTAGAAGAAGGACCTCATATCTTAAGTAATGTGATAACTAATAATCCTGCAGAATTAAGATGTGAAATGCCTGTGAAAATTATTTGGGAAGAATATAAAAATTATAATATACCAAAATTTAAAT
- a CDS encoding thiolase family protein, which translates to MKYTHLKKLRDKYAIVGVGYTPQGKVPGRSALSFYVEAGINAIKDAGLKKEDIDGLICYRQFPAISNEPEATPYLVAQLLGIEPTILSQESYCPRHHFVQAVSLLEAGFCNYVLIIYADNALSGRRMFIEEATHPEPKNDNYLYGEFGFVGDYALAARRAMFEFETGPNTWKEIAVSQRKWANLNPNATMYNKPLTYEDYLNSEYLIEPFRKLDASLISDGGRACIVTSVERAKDLKNPVVSIMGIGEANPSIDIHQATYITGPTGAKKASQMAFEMADITLNDIDACEIYDCFTYTVEITMQDYGFFKPGEGKDFFKDGFTAPGGKLPVNTSGGLLSEAYFMGLTPITEAVMQLMGRAEKRQLGVAIGNKKPEIILCSDNGGVLQTHSTIILRRM; encoded by the coding sequence ATGAAATACACTCATCTAAAAAAACTAAGGGATAAATATGCGATAGTTGGAGTCGGCTACACACCACAGGGAAAAGTCCCAGGAAGATCAGCATTGAGTTTTTATGTAGAAGCTGGAATAAATGCTATAAAAGATGCTGGCTTAAAAAAAGAAGATATTGACGGTCTTATATGTTACAGGCAGTTTCCAGCAATATCAAATGAACCAGAAGCAACTCCTTACCTGGTAGCTCAATTATTGGGTATAGAACCTACTATACTAAGTCAAGAATCATACTGTCCAAGACACCATTTTGTCCAGGCTGTCTCGTTGTTAGAAGCAGGTTTTTGCAATTATGTTTTGATAATCTATGCGGACAATGCTTTATCTGGACGTAGAATGTTTATTGAAGAAGCTACTCATCCAGAGCCTAAAAATGACAATTATCTGTATGGTGAATTTGGATTCGTTGGAGACTATGCTCTGGCTGCAAGAAGAGCTATGTTTGAATTTGAAACAGGTCCTAACACATGGAAAGAAATAGCTGTAAGTCAAAGAAAATGGGCTAATCTTAACCCAAATGCCACAATGTATAATAAACCACTTACTTACGAAGATTATTTAAACTCAGAATACCTTATAGAACCGTTTAGAAAACTGGATGCCTCACTTATAAGTGATGGTGGTAGAGCATGTATTGTAACTTCTGTTGAAAGAGCAAAAGATTTAAAAAATCCTGTTGTTTCTATAATGGGTATTGGTGAAGCAAACCCAAGTATTGATATCCATCAAGCTACCTATATAACTGGACCTACGGGTGCTAAAAAAGCCTCTCAAATGGCTTTTGAGATGGCAGACATTACGCTAAATGATATAGATGCTTGTGAAATATACGATTGCTTTACCTATACTGTTGAAATAACTATGCAAGATTACGGTTTTTTTAAACCCGGCGAAGGAAAAGATTTTTTCAAAGATGGTTTCACTGCCCCTGGCGGTAAATTACCTGTAAATACTTCTGGTGGTTTGCTTTCCGAAGCTTACTTTATGGGTCTTACGCCTATAACAGAAGCAGTTATGCAATTAATGGGAAGAGCAGAAAAAAGACAGCTTGGCGTGGCAATAGGAAATAAAAAGCCTGAAATTATACTATGTAGTGATAACGGAGGCGTATTACAAACACATTCTACTATCATATTAAGGAGGATGTAA
- a CDS encoding universal stress protein, whose product MYNLSKLLVAVDSSPYSTNAIKFALDFGKKFNCIVDALHVIDTMQLEGPFIYDLSGVLGFEPFINFSAELKKTLEEKGRSILQAFSEMAQNENVKFNSFIEVGIIPITIVETSYEYDMVFIGKKGINASFERGILGSNIESTIRKIKKPIFVADKDFYEIKNIVVGYDAREPAKEALELANALAGNLKAKIHIVNVRKTETENLEDSDLNIIYLTKQKSVADTLIEYTKNLQNPLLILGAYNKNRLLEMIIGSTTEAILRKECNLPLIIVR is encoded by the coding sequence ATGTATAATTTAAGCAAATTACTAGTAGCAGTTGACTCCAGTCCTTATAGTACAAATGCAATAAAATTTGCGCTCGATTTTGGAAAAAAATTTAATTGTATTGTTGATGCATTACATGTAATAGATACTATGCAACTTGAAGGTCCGTTTATTTACGATTTAAGCGGTGTTTTAGGTTTTGAGCCATTTATAAATTTTAGCGCTGAACTTAAAAAAACGCTTGAAGAAAAAGGAAGAAGCATACTCCAAGCATTTTCTGAAATGGCACAAAATGAAAATGTAAAATTTAACTCGTTTATCGAAGTTGGTATAATACCAATAACAATAGTAGAAACCTCTTATGAATACGACATGGTCTTTATTGGAAAAAAAGGCATTAATGCTTCATTTGAAAGGGGAATTTTAGGCAGCAATATTGAATCTACTATTAGAAAAATAAAAAAACCTATTTTTGTTGCCGACAAAGACTTCTATGAAATAAAAAATATTGTGGTTGGCTATGACGCCAGGGAACCAGCCAAAGAGGCTCTTGAACTGGCAAATGCACTTGCTGGTAATCTTAAAGCTAAAATACACATAGTAAATGTAAGAAAAACCGAAACAGAAAATCTTGAAGACAGTGATTTAAACATCATATACCTTACAAAACAAAAAAGTGTTGCTGATACTCTCATTGAATATACAAAAAATCTCCAAAACCCATTACTAATACTTGGAGCATATAATAAAAACAGATTGCTTGAAATGATTATAGGTTCTACTACAGAAGCAATACTTAGAAAAGAGTGCAATCTGCCTTTAATTATTGTGAGATAG
- the ftsH gene encoding ATP-dependent zinc metalloprotease FtsH has translation MQNNNDNEQKPNKENNYQNLIKFSLFYLLIGLLAIYFYQSYFAQEKKTLTYSEFKSLVAKNRVISCEISSQYIKGEYLNDKNKKESFVTIAVNDPNLVKDLEEHHVNFSGTISNTWLTNLIFGWILPFGLLFFLWWFMTRKIRGSSGSIFGFGKGRFKVYLNKRPDVKFSDVAGIDEVKYEVEEIVEFLKNPGKYQRLGGRIPKGVLLVGAPGTGKTLLAKATAGEAEVPFLSISGSEFIEMFVGVGASRVRDLFQEAKKLAPCIVFIDEIDTIGKSRAINTITSNDEREQTLNQLLAEMDGFESNLGVIIMAATNRPEILDPALLRPGRFDRQIIVDKPNVNGREAIFKVHVRKIKLDPDVDIKKLAQMTPGLVGADIENIVNEAALLAARENSETVNMRHFEEAIERQIAGLKKQNRAMREEEKKRVAVHESGHAIIAYLLPNVDKVHKISIIPRGVAALGYTQQLPTDDRYLITKQEMLNMIKVLFGGRIAEELVLKDVSTGAQNDLSRATDIARSIVTKFGMSETIGLVVLEDPAKSRFLGTENIFTQKDEISEKTKEAVDAEINKILNDCYKQAKEMLENNMDKLEKLTNLLLEKEEINEEELKKVMESENV, from the coding sequence ATGCAAAATAATAACGATAATGAACAAAAACCAAACAAAGAAAATAATTATCAAAATTTAATAAAGTTTTCGTTGTTTTACCTGCTAATTGGGCTTTTAGCAATCTATTTTTATCAAAGCTATTTTGCGCAAGAAAAGAAAACGCTTACTTACTCTGAGTTTAAATCGCTTGTAGCTAAAAATAGGGTAATTAGTTGCGAAATTTCTTCTCAATATATAAAAGGCGAATATCTAAATGATAAAAACAAAAAAGAAAGCTTCGTTACGATTGCAGTAAATGATCCTAATTTAGTAAAAGATTTAGAAGAACACCATGTAAATTTTAGCGGTACAATTTCAAATACCTGGCTTACAAATCTTATATTCGGGTGGATTTTGCCATTTGGGTTACTTTTTTTCTTATGGTGGTTTATGACAAGAAAAATAAGGGGCTCAAGTGGTTCTATCTTTGGGTTTGGCAAAGGCAGGTTTAAAGTTTATTTAAATAAACGTCCAGATGTCAAGTTTTCTGATGTAGCAGGCATTGATGAGGTTAAATATGAAGTAGAAGAAATTGTTGAATTCTTAAAAAACCCAGGTAAATACCAAAGACTGGGTGGAAGAATACCTAAAGGCGTTTTACTTGTAGGTGCTCCGGGTACAGGTAAAACCCTCCTTGCAAAAGCTACAGCAGGCGAAGCAGAAGTACCTTTTTTAAGTATAAGTGGATCTGAATTTATAGAAATGTTTGTAGGTGTTGGTGCAAGCAGGGTAAGAGATTTATTCCAAGAAGCCAAAAAATTAGCTCCATGTATAGTTTTTATTGATGAAATTGATACAATTGGAAAAAGCAGAGCAATAAATACAATTACATCCAATGATGAACGAGAACAAACACTCAATCAATTATTAGCAGAAATGGATGGGTTTGAATCAAACCTGGGCGTTATAATTATGGCCGCAACAAATAGGCCAGAAATCTTAGATCCTGCACTTTTAAGGCCAGGAAGATTTGATAGACAAATTATAGTTGATAAACCAAATGTAAATGGCAGAGAAGCAATATTTAAAGTCCATGTTAGAAAAATTAAACTAGATCCAGATGTAGATATTAAAAAATTAGCTCAAATGACACCAGGGCTAGTTGGTGCCGACATAGAAAATATCGTTAACGAAGCAGCACTTTTAGCAGCAAGGGAAAATAGTGAAACAGTAAATATGAGACATTTTGAAGAAGCAATAGAAAGACAAATTGCCGGTCTTAAAAAGCAAAATAGAGCAATGCGAGAAGAAGAGAAAAAACGCGTTGCTGTACACGAATCTGGTCATGCTATTATAGCTTATCTATTGCCAAATGTTGATAAAGTTCATAAAATATCCATTATACCCAGAGGAGTTGCTGCTCTTGGCTATACTCAACAACTTCCCACAGACGATAGGTATTTAATTACAAAGCAAGAAATGCTCAATATGATAAAGGTACTTTTTGGTGGTAGAATAGCAGAAGAACTCGTTTTAAAAGATGTTTCAACAGGCGCACAAAATGATTTATCACGAGCAACTGATATTGCCAGAAGTATAGTTACAAAATTTGGAATGAGCGAAACTATTGGCTTGGTTGTTCTTGAAGATCCAGCAAAATCTAGATTTTTGGGTACAGAAAACATATTCACTCAAAAAGATGAAATTAGCGAAAAAACAAAAGAAGCTGTAGATGCAGAAATAAATAAAATACTAAATGATTGCTATAAACAAGCAAAAGAGATGCTGGAAAACAATATGGATAAATTGGAAAAATTGACAAATTTACTCTTAGAAAAAGAAGAAATCAATGAAGAAGAACTAAAAAAGGTTATGGAGAGTGAAAATGTATAA